One bacterium genomic region harbors:
- the rho gene encoding transcription termination factor Rho: MDIADLKKKTIAELTELARGLNLEDISAMKKQDLIFKILETQTQRNGVINAEGVLEILPDGFGFLRSANYNYLPGPDDIYVSPSQIRRFNLRTGDTVTGQVRPPKEGERYFALLKVDTINFEAPEAIKHKLLFDNLTPIYPNKRIVLETTPDELSMRVMDLLIPLGKGQRGLIVAPPRTGKTILLQKIANSIAKNHPEVYLIVLLIDERPEEVTDMQRSVKGEVVSSTFDEPPERHVTVAEIIIEKAKRLVEHKRDVVILLDSITRLGRAYNTIVPSSGKVLSGGVDSNALQRPKRFFGAARDLEEGGSLTILATALIDTGSRMDEVIFEEFKGTGNQEIILDRKLAERRVFPAFDITRSGTRREELLMSDEELNKVWVLRKILNPNNPVEAMEFLLDKMRRTKTNKAFLESMKGPVSD; the protein is encoded by the coding sequence ATGGATATCGCGGATCTCAAGAAAAAGACCATCGCCGAGCTCACGGAGCTCGCCCGGGGGTTGAACCTCGAGGACATCAGCGCGATGAAAAAACAGGACCTGATCTTCAAGATCCTGGAGACCCAGACCCAGCGGAACGGTGTCATCAACGCGGAAGGGGTGCTGGAGATCCTGCCCGATGGATTCGGGTTCCTACGGTCCGCCAATTACAACTACTTGCCCGGACCCGACGACATCTACGTCTCTCCATCCCAGATCCGCCGCTTCAACCTGCGCACGGGCGATACGGTCACCGGCCAGGTCCGCCCGCCCAAGGAAGGAGAGCGTTATTTCGCCCTCCTCAAGGTCGATACGATCAATTTCGAAGCGCCCGAAGCCATCAAGCACAAGTTGCTTTTTGACAACCTGACCCCCATCTATCCCAACAAGCGTATCGTCCTGGAAACGACCCCGGACGAGCTGTCCATGCGTGTCATGGATCTTCTGATCCCCCTGGGAAAAGGCCAACGCGGTCTCATCGTGGCGCCTCCCCGAACCGGCAAGACCATCCTGCTCCAGAAGATCGCCAACAGCATCGCCAAGAACCATCCCGAGGTCTATCTCATCGTCCTTTTGATCGATGAGCGTCCGGAAGAGGTCACCGATATGCAACGGTCGGTCAAGGGCGAAGTGGTCTCCTCGACCTTTGATGAACCGCCCGAGCGGCACGTGACCGTCGCCGAGATCATCATCGAAAAGGCCAAGCGATTGGTCGAGCATAAGCGCGATGTGGTCATCCTGTTGGATTCGATCACCCGCCTGGGCCGGGCCTATAACACCATCGTCCCCTCGTCGGGGAAAGTTCTCTCCGGCGGTGTGGACTCCAACGCCCTGCAGCGTCCCAAGCGTTTCTTCGGCGCGGCCCGCGACCTGGAGGAAGGAGGGAGCCTGACCATCCTGGCCACCGCCTTGATCGATACGGGAAGCAGGATGGACGAGGTCATCTTCGAGGAATTCAAGGGCACCGGCAACCAGGAGATCATCCTGGACCGAAAACTGGCGGAGCGCCGTGTTTTCCCGGCCTTCGACATCACCCGTTCCGGGACCCGCCGTGAGGAACTCCTGATGAGCGACGAGGAGTTGAACAAAGTCTGGGTCCTCAGAAAGATCCTCAATCCCAACAACCCCGTGGAAGCCATGGAATTCCTTCTGGACAAGATGCGCCGCACCAAGACCAACAAGGCCTTCCTGGAATCCATGAAGGGCCCCGTCAGCGATTAG
- a CDS encoding M23 family metallopeptidase, translating to MDPFLRRVYLTVAGVLVVLWSAMALLTFDRWAPSLAERLRAPAASPASSLQDFTPFLKTPGIRYSLYHPQSGETFATLAKKFDLLETTLRSLNQANDESQPKAGSPIFIPSKDGIYHLVHSGQGLADISRAYGIPLRDILIANQKRDDSDLHAGDVLYLPGASYLGQKDPRWVALMSLGAQKGFLKPTTGRFADGFGYRIHPITHKLTFHEGLDLAPGFGHAVVAAQDGKVVFANLRAGYGRLIILDHGAGLTSYYAHLDEILVKPNQWVKRGQLIGKVGKTGRVTGPHLHFEVRLYGKPQNPLLYLVQ from the coding sequence ATGGATCCCTTCCTGCGGCGGGTCTACCTCACCGTCGCCGGCGTCTTGGTCGTACTCTGGAGCGCCATGGCGCTCCTGACCTTCGACCGTTGGGCTCCCAGCCTCGCCGAACGATTGAGGGCCCCTGCCGCGAGCCCCGCGTCATCCCTGCAGGATTTCACCCCTTTTCTCAAGACCCCTGGCATCCGGTATTCCCTTTACCATCCCCAATCGGGCGAGACCTTCGCCACATTGGCTAAAAAATTCGACCTCCTGGAGACCACCCTTCGGAGCCTCAATCAGGCCAATGACGAAAGCCAGCCCAAAGCCGGGAGCCCCATCTTCATCCCTTCCAAGGACGGCATTTATCACTTGGTCCATTCCGGACAGGGATTGGCGGACATTTCCCGCGCTTACGGCATTCCCTTAAGGGACATCCTCATCGCCAACCAAAAGAGGGATGACTCGGACCTGCACGCGGGCGATGTGCTCTATCTACCCGGAGCTTCTTACTTGGGCCAGAAGGACCCGCGTTGGGTCGCGCTCATGAGCCTAGGGGCCCAAAAAGGTTTCTTGAAACCCACCACCGGGCGGTTCGCGGACGGATTCGGGTACAGGATCCATCCCATCACCCACAAGCTCACCTTTCATGAGGGACTGGACCTGGCGCCAGGGTTCGGCCACGCCGTGGTCGCGGCCCAGGATGGGAAGGTGGTCTTCGCCAACCTGCGGGCGGGGTACGGCCGGCTCATCATCCTGGACCACGGGGCGGGTCTGACATCCTATTACGCCCATCTGGACGAGATCCTGGTGAAGCCCAATCAGTGGGTCAAACGGGGACAATTGATCGGCAAAGTGGGGAAGACCGGGCGGGTCACCGGGCCCCATCTCCATTTCGAGGTTCGGCTCTATGGAAAACCTCAAAATCCCCTGCTTTACCTCGTCCAATGA
- the rpmE gene encoding 50S ribosomal protein L31 has product MKTGIHPKYYKTKVVCICGNVIETASTKGETFSVEICSACHPFFTGKIKLVDMAGRVEKFQKKTVVAANAQAENKARLEAKAVAAAAKKAKRQAAPPPAEKNN; this is encoded by the coding sequence ATGAAAACTGGCATCCATCCGAAGTACTACAAGACCAAGGTCGTCTGCATTTGTGGGAACGTCATTGAGACCGCTTCTACCAAGGGCGAGACCTTTTCGGTCGAGATCTGTTCCGCTTGCCACCCCTTCTTCACCGGGAAGATCAAGCTGGTGGATATGGCCGGCCGGGTCGAGAAATTCCAAAAGAAGACCGTTGTTGCAGCCAATGCCCAGGCCGAGAACAAGGCCCGCTTGGAAGCGAAGGCTGTCGCCGCCGCGGCCAAGAAGGCCAAACGGCAAGCCGCCCCTCCCCCCGCCGAAAAGAACAACTAG